A genome region from Arachidicoccus soli includes the following:
- the rplT gene encoding 50S ribosomal protein L20, whose product MPRSVNAVASRARRKRILKQAKGFYGKRKNVYTVAKNVVEKGMTYSYVGRKLKKREYRQLWIARINAGVREEGMTYSQFINKLSVKGIDLNRKVLADMAMNEPESFKALVASVK is encoded by the coding sequence ATGCCACGTTCAGTAAATGCAGTTGCATCAAGGGCAAGAAGAAAAAGGATTTTAAAACAAGCCAAAGGTTTTTACGGTAAACGTAAAAACGTATACACCGTTGCCAAAAACGTTGTAGAAAAAGGTATGACTTACAGCTATGTGGGTCGTAAATTAAAGAAACGCGAATACCGTCAATTGTGGATTGCGCGTATCAATGCAGGTGTGCGCGAAGAAGGCATGACTTACAGCCAATTTATCAATAAACTTTCTGTTAAAGGAATTGACTTGAACAGAAAAGTATTAGCGGATATGGCGATGAACGAACCAGAAAGCTTTAAAGCATTGGTTGCTTCAGTAAAATAA
- a CDS encoding type III PLP-dependent enzyme domain-containing protein, with translation MNNTYTDLVKQTFHFPQEGVDLNENGYLKFNGLDLKPIIEKHGTPLKLTFLPKIGININKAKDYFEKAMKKHKYEGEYYYCYCTKSSHFSFIVEEALKHNIHLETSYAYDIEIINQLYKKKKINKDIHIICNGFKQKSYTSRISRLINSGFKNVIPVLDNKEELQMYKRSIRTGQPFKLGIRIAAEEEPTFPFYTSRLGIKARDILEFYVDEIEGNEDKFHLKMLHIFLNKGIKDDIYYWSELNKSINLYCQLKKICPELDSINIGGGFPIKHSLAFEYDYQFMINEIVSNIKTACKKAKVPMPNIFTEFGSYTVGESMAHIYSVIGEKEQNDRETWYMIDSSFITTLPDTWGIGEKFLMLPINKWENEYQRVVLGGITCDGHDYYDSEEHINEVFLPKIKSQDPKDEENKKPLYVGFFHTGAYQDQISGYGGIKHCLIPSPKHVIVEYDKNGKLEEWVYAKEQSAQSMLKILGYL, from the coding sequence ATGAATAATACCTACACCGATTTGGTGAAACAAACTTTCCACTTTCCACAAGAAGGAGTAGATTTAAATGAAAACGGTTATTTAAAATTTAATGGATTAGACTTAAAGCCAATAATTGAAAAACATGGGACGCCTTTAAAATTAACTTTCCTGCCTAAGATCGGCATCAATATCAATAAGGCCAAAGACTATTTTGAGAAGGCCATGAAAAAGCATAAATACGAAGGTGAGTATTATTATTGCTATTGTACAAAAAGTTCCCATTTCTCCTTTATCGTAGAGGAAGCCTTAAAGCATAATATTCACTTAGAGACTTCTTATGCTTATGATATTGAAATCATCAATCAACTCTATAAGAAGAAGAAGATAAACAAAGACATTCATATTATTTGCAATGGCTTTAAACAAAAATCATATACTTCACGAATTTCCAGATTGATCAATTCCGGTTTTAAAAATGTCATTCCGGTACTCGACAATAAAGAAGAACTGCAAATGTATAAACGCAGTATTCGTACCGGACAACCTTTTAAATTAGGCATTCGCATTGCAGCTGAAGAAGAACCCACTTTTCCTTTTTATACCTCTCGATTAGGCATTAAAGCAAGAGATATCTTAGAATTTTATGTAGATGAGATAGAAGGAAATGAAGATAAGTTTCATTTAAAGATGTTACATATCTTTTTAAATAAAGGAATTAAAGACGATATTTACTATTGGTCTGAATTAAATAAAAGTATCAATTTATATTGTCAGTTAAAAAAGATCTGCCCCGAATTAGACAGCATCAATATAGGCGGAGGCTTTCCCATAAAACACTCTCTGGCTTTTGAATACGATTATCAGTTTATGATAAATGAGATCGTAAGCAATATAAAAACTGCCTGCAAGAAAGCCAAAGTACCCATGCCTAATATCTTTACAGAATTCGGCAGTTATACGGTAGGCGAAAGCATGGCGCATATTTACAGTGTAATTGGCGAAAAAGAGCAGAATGACCGGGAGACCTGGTATATGATAGACTCTTCCTTCATCACGACCCTCCCCGACACCTGGGGCATCGGGGAGAAATTTCTCATGCTGCCCATCAATAAATGGGAGAATGAATATCAAAGGGTGGTGTTAGGAGGTATTACCTGTGACGGTCATGACTATTACGATTCAGAAGAACATATCAATGAAGTATTTTTACCCAAGATAAAATCACAGGATCCGAAAGATGAGGAAAACAAAAAACCACTCTACGTAGGCTTTTTCCATACCGGTGCTTATCAGGATCAGATCAGCGGTTATGGTGGTATCAAACACTGCCTTATCCCCTCGCCTAAACATGTGATTGTAGAATACGACAAAAACGGAAAGTTGGAAGAATGGGTGTATGCCAAAGAGCAGTCCGCGCAAAGCATGTTGAAAATACTGGGCTATTTATAA
- a CDS encoding glutamine--tRNA ligase/YqeY domain fusion protein: MSEEKSLNFIEEIIESDLEAGKYKSILTRFPPEPNGYLHVGHAKSICLNFGLAQKYGGKTNLRFDDTNPEKEETEYVESIKQDIEWLGFQWAEELYTSDYFEQLYQLAVKLIEKGLAYVDDSSSEEIAIQKGTPTQPGVANTYRSRSVAENLQLFADMRAGKYNDGEKVLRAKIDLAAPNMLMRDPLLYRIKRAHHHRTGDDWCIYPMYDFAHGQSDSLEAITHSICTLEFVPHRPLYDWLIAQLDIFPSHQYEFARLNMSYTVMSKRKLLKLVNDNIVSGWDDPRMPTISGMRRRGYTPKAIRDFCERIGVAKRDNLIDLSLLEFFVREDLNKKADRRMVVFDPLKVVITNYADGQLENLSAENNPEDADSGTRNIPFTKEIYIERDDFMENPPKKYFRLAPGQMVRLKYAYIIRCDEVVKDEAGNITEVHCSYLPESKSGDDSSGIKVKGTLHWVSIAEAKHIEIRLYDRLFTAEDMDDTEGEYTDYLNEHSLQVIQKAYAEPALLDATQQTPYQFLRKGYFILDKNSSPDHIIFNRTVGLKDSWAKEMKK, from the coding sequence ATGAGTGAAGAAAAATCATTAAACTTTATAGAAGAAATCATCGAATCTGACTTAGAGGCAGGTAAATATAAGTCCATACTTACCCGCTTTCCACCGGAGCCGAACGGGTATTTACATGTGGGGCATGCCAAGAGTATCTGTTTAAATTTTGGTTTGGCCCAGAAATATGGCGGCAAAACAAATCTCCGTTTTGATGACACCAACCCGGAAAAAGAAGAAACCGAATATGTAGAAAGCATCAAGCAGGATATTGAATGGTTAGGCTTTCAATGGGCCGAGGAATTATATACCTCCGATTATTTTGAGCAACTCTATCAATTAGCTGTAAAGCTTATTGAGAAGGGCCTGGCTTATGTAGATGATAGTTCCAGCGAAGAAATAGCCATACAAAAAGGGACACCTACCCAGCCTGGTGTTGCCAATACATACCGCAGCAGATCTGTTGCAGAAAACCTGCAGCTCTTTGCAGACATGCGGGCCGGAAAATATAATGACGGCGAGAAAGTGCTGCGCGCCAAAATAGATTTAGCCGCCCCGAATATGTTAATGCGTGATCCTTTGTTGTACCGTATCAAACGTGCACATCATCATCGTACAGGCGATGATTGGTGTATCTATCCGATGTATGATTTTGCACATGGGCAAAGCGATAGTCTTGAAGCAATCACTCATTCCATCTGTACTTTAGAGTTTGTACCTCATAGACCTTTATATGATTGGTTAATTGCACAATTAGACATATTCCCCTCCCATCAGTACGAGTTTGCACGCCTCAATATGTCGTACACGGTGATGAGTAAGCGAAAACTACTGAAGCTGGTCAACGACAATATTGTTTCCGGCTGGGATGATCCAAGAATGCCTACTATTTCCGGTATGCGGCGTCGTGGTTATACGCCCAAAGCCATCCGTGATTTCTGCGAAAGAATCGGGGTAGCCAAAAGGGATAATTTAATCGATCTCAGTTTGCTTGAGTTTTTTGTACGGGAAGATCTGAATAAAAAAGCCGACAGAAGGATGGTCGTATTTGACCCCTTAAAAGTGGTCATCACCAATTACGCGGATGGACAGCTTGAAAACTTAAGTGCAGAAAATAATCCGGAAGATGCAGATTCCGGCACAAGAAATATCCCCTTCACAAAAGAGATTTATATTGAGAGAGATGATTTCATGGAAAATCCTCCGAAGAAATATTTCCGCCTGGCTCCCGGTCAGATGGTAAGATTGAAATATGCCTATATTATACGCTGCGACGAAGTTGTAAAAGACGAAGCAGGTAATATAACAGAAGTACATTGCAGTTATCTACCTGAAAGTAAAAGTGGCGACGATAGTTCCGGTATCAAGGTAAAAGGGACCTTGCATTGGGTAAGTATTGCAGAAGCAAAGCATATAGAAATTCGTTTGTATGACCGTCTCTTTACTGCAGAAGACATGGATGACACAGAGGGAGAATATACCGATTATTTAAACGAGCACTCACTACAAGTCATTCAAAAAGCCTATGCAGAACCGGCTTTGTTAGATGCAACGCAACAAACTCCCTACCAATTTTTACGCAAAGGTTATTTTATATTAGACAAAAACTCATCGCCAGACCATATCATCTTCAATAGAACTGTTGGGCTCAAAGATAGTTGGGCAAAAGAAATGAAAAAATAA
- the parS gene encoding type II RES/Xre toxin-antitoxin system antitoxin, with protein sequence MTVNEAAAVDGQLEEENIYSIIQLVKEGIRFHVFKLIMEQSPYSITEWSNFLHLSERTMLRYKNENKSFDPIYSEKIMEISLLQNYGKKVFGSEENFNVWLHSTNIALGGITPKDLLDNSFGIRLLKDELTRIAHGILA encoded by the coding sequence ATGACCGTAAACGAAGCAGCAGCCGTTGATGGTCAACTAGAAGAAGAGAATATTTATTCTATCATCCAGCTCGTAAAGGAAGGAATAAGGTTTCATGTCTTTAAATTAATTATGGAGCAAAGCCCATATAGCATAACCGAATGGTCTAATTTTTTACATTTATCCGAACGCACCATGCTGCGGTACAAAAATGAAAACAAATCCTTTGATCCAATATATTCCGAGAAAATAATGGAAATAAGTTTATTGCAGAATTATGGTAAGAAAGTTTTTGGCAGCGAAGAAAATTTCAATGTATGGCTACATTCTACCAATATAGCTTTAGGCGGCATCACCCCCAAAGATTTATTGGACAATAGTTTTGGCATACGCCTTCTCAAAGATGAGCTTACACGTATTGCGCATGGAATATTAGCCTAA
- the tnpA gene encoding IS200/IS605 family transposase, whose amino-acid sequence MSQKSNYQSTNRSKHYLKCHLIFVCKYRKAMLVGQLNDDVKRIFLSIAENSDFEIEVMETDTDHVHFLIRYIPRLSIVQIVRRLKQESTRQLWLLHGKILRKQYWYQKLLWSDGYFVCSIGEASPETVRQYILSQG is encoded by the coding sequence ATGTCTCAAAAATCTAACTACCAGTCCACCAATCGTTCAAAGCACTACTTAAAATGCCATCTCATTTTTGTTTGTAAGTACCGTAAGGCAATGCTTGTCGGTCAGCTTAATGATGATGTTAAGCGTATCTTTCTCTCTATCGCTGAAAATTCAGATTTTGAAATTGAAGTGATGGAGACAGATACAGACCATGTACATTTCCTTATTCGCTACATTCCTCGCCTGTCTATTGTGCAAATTGTTCGCAGGTTAAAGCAGGAAAGCACTCGTCAGTTGTGGTTGCTGCATGGCAAAATACTCCGTAAGCAATATTGGTATCAGAAATTACTTTGGTCGGATGGCTATTTCGTTTGTTCCATTGGTGAAGCATCACCTGAAACAGTCAGGCAATACATCCTTTCACAAGGTTAA
- a CDS encoding RNA-guided endonuclease TnpB family protein yields the protein MLKAYKYCLLPTEEQKQQLAKFFGSCRFVFNLGLETKMQAWTTARKHLTCIDLANQMKELKDTEATWLQECPSQTLQMSLRNLDNAYTQFFKGGGFPKFKSKHRKQSIQFPQGVKTDFENSIIFLPKLKNVTCIFHRQFKGEIKTVTVSRTSTGKYFVSILVENQKQLPKKKPVMQKTTVGIDMGVKTFATLSDGTTFDNPKHLRNNLRRLRVEQRKLSRRFKRGAKEQSKNFLKQKLVVAKLHEHIKNQREDYLHKASTHIIRSYNSICLEDLNIKGMMQNEKIALAIGEVGWHKFKTMLEYKAEWYGKNILYIGRFQPSSKLCSHCGHIFKELSLKDRSWTCQSCGTHHERDENAALNIKTFGLRIKPSTVNVSH from the coding sequence ATGCTCAAAGCCTACAAATATTGCCTCCTGCCTACCGAAGAACAAAAGCAACAACTGGCTAAGTTCTTTGGTAGCTGTCGTTTTGTTTTCAATCTTGGACTGGAAACAAAAATGCAAGCATGGACTACCGCACGTAAGCATTTAACCTGTATAGACCTTGCGAACCAGATGAAGGAACTGAAAGACACCGAAGCAACATGGTTGCAGGAGTGCCCTTCACAAACGCTTCAAATGAGTTTGAGAAACTTAGACAATGCCTACACCCAATTCTTTAAAGGTGGCGGCTTCCCTAAGTTTAAATCAAAGCATCGCAAACAATCCATACAGTTTCCGCAAGGTGTGAAAACAGACTTTGAGAACAGTATCATCTTCCTCCCGAAGCTGAAAAATGTAACCTGTATTTTTCATCGCCAATTTAAAGGCGAGATTAAAACAGTAACCGTTTCCAGGACTTCAACAGGCAAATACTTCGTAAGCATACTGGTTGAGAACCAAAAGCAGTTGCCGAAGAAAAAACCTGTAATGCAGAAAACAACCGTTGGAATAGATATGGGCGTGAAAACTTTTGCTACCCTTTCAGACGGAACAACCTTTGACAATCCAAAGCATCTAAGAAATAATCTTAGAAGGCTTCGGGTAGAACAAAGAAAGTTGAGCCGTAGATTTAAAAGGGGTGCGAAGGAGCAAAGCAAAAACTTCCTGAAACAAAAACTGGTAGTTGCTAAACTTCACGAACACATCAAAAACCAACGTGAGGACTACTTACACAAAGCAAGTACGCACATCATTCGTTCTTACAACAGCATTTGCCTTGAAGATTTAAACATCAAAGGCATGATGCAAAACGAAAAAATTGCCCTTGCTATTGGTGAAGTAGGATGGCACAAATTCAAAACGATGCTGGAATACAAAGCCGAATGGTACGGAAAGAATATCCTGTACATCGGCAGGTTTCAACCATCGTCCAAATTGTGTTCACATTGCGGACATATTTTCAAAGAACTAAGTTTGAAGGACAGGTCTTGGACTTGTCAATCATGCGGCACTCATCACGAAAGAGATGAAAATGCCGCTTTGAATATTAAAACATTCGGGCTTCGGATAAAGCCTTCAACCGTTAACGTGAGCCATTAG
- a CDS encoding RES family NAD+ phosphorylase: MGSSHTGDSRALCTTEIAVHTPLGILPNDYYLISIKIPEQIAIKELNPLDYPKNWRAIPFNNTAQEIGDKFVKENKYLLLKVPSVVVSGDFNYLINPLHKDFKKVAIQKIERFVFDKRLFK; this comes from the coding sequence ATGGGTAGTTCACATACCGGCGATTCGCGCGCCTTATGTACTACAGAGATAGCGGTACATACACCTTTAGGTATTTTACCCAATGATTATTATTTAATTTCCATAAAAATTCCGGAGCAAATTGCCATTAAAGAGTTGAATCCATTAGACTATCCCAAGAACTGGCGAGCAATCCCATTTAATAATACCGCACAAGAGATAGGAGATAAGTTTGTCAAAGAGAACAAATATCTGCTACTCAAAGTACCTTCTGTAGTGGTTTCCGGTGATTTTAATTATCTCATTAATCCTTTGCATAAAGACTTCAAGAAAGTTGCCATTCAAAAAATAGAAAGGTTTGTTTTTGATAAACGTTTGTTCAAATAA
- the rpsA gene encoding 30S ribosomal protein S1: MSENNIVNQNAEQEEVATVETAPATATTNAPEIETAHDDFDWSIDKRNVAQYSSEEMEKYGKVYEDTFVQIEDGELINGTIVGLTKTDAVINIGFKSDGLISLNEFRDLPGLAIGDEVEVMVVDKEDRQGNLNLSRKSARTFRAWERIVEVHKTGEIVTGLVTSKTKGGLIVDVFGMETFLPGSQIDVKPVTDYDQFVGKTMEFKVVKVNETIKNAVVSHKALIESDIEAQRAQIISQLEKGQVLEGTVKNITDFGAFMDLGGLDGLLYITDISWGRISHPSEVLKLDQKIQVVVLDFDDDKRRISLGLKQLTPHPWDVLPEVITEGAVVKGKVVNIEDYGAFLEIQPGVEGLVHVSEITWANTPINAKEFFKLNDEYEAKVVTLDKDARKMSLSIKQLTEDPWDSIENKFPENSKHKGLVKNITPYGVFVELEAGIGGMIHISDLSWLKRFNHPSEYVKVGDEIDTVILSIDKENRKLQLGHKQLEEDPWNALEDTFAVGTKHEATVTRKDDKGALVQLPYGLEGFVPSRHLAKEDGTSIQADETAEFVVIEFDRNEKRIVLSHTRVWEQAAVEEKEAVKKEAKAEAETTKKAVKAIQSKVEKTTLGDLGALADIKAKLQSEEGEK; this comes from the coding sequence ATGAGCGAAAACAATATTGTTAATCAAAACGCTGAACAGGAAGAAGTGGCAACAGTAGAGACTGCGCCCGCAACAGCGACAACAAATGCACCTGAGATTGAAACTGCGCATGATGATTTTGACTGGTCTATCGACAAGCGCAATGTAGCCCAATATTCTTCAGAAGAAATGGAGAAATACGGCAAAGTGTACGAAGATACTTTTGTACAAATTGAAGATGGAGAATTGATCAACGGAACCATCGTAGGTCTTACAAAGACCGATGCCGTTATCAACATTGGTTTTAAAAGCGACGGACTTATTTCTTTAAACGAATTCCGCGATTTACCGGGTTTGGCTATCGGCGACGAAGTAGAAGTAATGGTTGTAGATAAGGAAGACCGCCAAGGTAACCTTAACCTTAGCCGTAAATCTGCCCGCACATTCCGTGCTTGGGAACGTATTGTAGAAGTACACAAAACCGGTGAAATTGTTACAGGTCTTGTTACCAGCAAAACTAAAGGCGGTTTGATCGTAGATGTTTTTGGAATGGAAACATTCTTACCTGGTTCACAAATCGATGTAAAACCGGTAACAGATTACGATCAGTTTGTCGGTAAAACAATGGAGTTTAAAGTAGTGAAAGTTAATGAAACTATTAAAAACGCCGTTGTATCACACAAAGCATTAATCGAAAGTGATATTGAAGCACAACGTGCGCAAATCATCAGCCAATTAGAAAAAGGACAAGTGTTAGAAGGAACTGTGAAAAACATTACAGACTTTGGCGCATTTATGGACTTAGGTGGTTTAGATGGTTTGTTATACATAACAGATATTTCTTGGGGTAGAATTTCACATCCATCTGAGGTGTTGAAATTAGATCAGAAGATACAAGTTGTTGTTTTAGATTTTGATGATGACAAACGTCGTATCAGCTTAGGTTTGAAACAATTGACACCACATCCTTGGGATGTATTGCCGGAAGTTATTACAGAAGGCGCAGTTGTAAAAGGTAAAGTCGTAAACATTGAAGACTACGGTGCATTTCTTGAAATTCAACCGGGCGTAGAAGGTTTGGTACACGTAAGTGAAATTACTTGGGCTAACACGCCTATCAATGCAAAAGAGTTCTTTAAATTAAATGACGAATACGAAGCTAAGGTAGTAACATTGGACAAAGATGCGCGTAAGATGAGTCTTTCTATCAAACAGTTGACAGAAGATCCATGGGACAGCATTGAAAATAAGTTCCCAGAAAACAGCAAGCATAAAGGCCTGGTGAAAAACATTACTCCTTATGGCGTATTTGTTGAGTTAGAAGCAGGCATTGGCGGTATGATTCACATTAGTGATTTAAGCTGGCTAAAACGCTTCAACCACCCATCTGAATATGTAAAAGTTGGAGATGAAATAGATACGGTAATCTTGTCTATCGACAAAGAAAACCGTAAACTACAATTAGGTCACAAACAATTGGAAGAAGATCCTTGGAATGCTTTAGAAGATACTTTCGCAGTAGGGACTAAACACGAAGCGACTGTAACCCGTAAAGATGACAAAGGCGCTTTGGTACAATTGCCTTATGGCTTAGAAGGATTCGTTCCAAGCCGCCACCTTGCAAAAGAAGATGGCACCAGCATTCAAGCTGATGAAACTGCAGAATTTGTAGTGATAGAATTCGACAGAAACGAAAAACGCATTGTTCTTAGCCATACACGTGTATGGGAACAAGCAGCTGTTGAAGAAAAAGAAGCAGTAAAAAAAGAAGCTAAAGCAGAAGCTGAAACAACTAAAAAAGCCGTTAAAGCGATACAAAGCAAAGTAGAAAAAACTACTTTAGGCGATTTAGGTGCATTGGCAGATATTAAAGCTAAATTGCAATCTGAAGAAGGCGAGAAATAA
- a CDS encoding glutaminase family protein, giving the protein MTQKADSRVIKCIKFFLFSTVLLGVQANAQQVAPAYPLITHDTYFSIWSSTDALNQSTTRHWTGADQSLLGIVKVDNHYYRFLGLQQEEYKDLLPTADGQSYTVKYTEQQPGRSWTKLGYKDNDWQSGVAPFSDNQGEAKTIWTSKDLWVRRVFKINNLNLGKLFLKINHDDNVEVFLNGANIYEAKGWTNKFIFLDVNKAIKKNLKIGENVLAIHCANTAGGAYLDAGIVQKVLPVGKAEILPAKQNKVQITATQTIYDFTAGGLDLQVKFISPLLLKDLALVSRPVSYIAFAAKSNDGKTHEAQIYFGASSGVAVNTANQEVMATVANTEDLKLLKTGTTEQPLLQKKGDDLRIDWGYFYVGASNDKTTRQYITSSENSGVTAFLQEEKSTNHSLKGKGLELNTVLNFGNISTSSKEKFIELGYDEQYMVQYFHQNLRPWWNRNGNSTIQDQLQTAYEDYKATVEKCNAFDQELYKNAVAAGGEDYARLCNLAYRQSIAAHALVQGPGGELLFMSKENFSNGSINTVDITYPSAPLYLLYNPDLLKGMLNGIFYYSESGRWQKPYPSHDLGTYPLANGQTYGEDMPVEEAGNMVISTAAVCKAEGNASYAKKHWKELSIWVNYLSQAGLDPVNQLCTDDFAGHLARNANLSVKAIVAIGSYGMMANMLGEKDTAQKYTAMAKSFAQEWMQLADAGDHYALTFNDKNTWSQKYNLVWDKVLDLGIFPPSVYEKEIRFYLTKQNKYGLPLDSRRTYTKSDWIMWSATLAKDKSTFERFARPIYKFATETPDRVPLSDWHETISGKHVGFQARSVVGGYFMKMLEAKFKQ; this is encoded by the coding sequence ATGACACAAAAAGCAGATTCTAGGGTAATTAAATGTATTAAGTTTTTTTTGTTTTCAACTGTATTACTCGGCGTTCAGGCAAATGCACAACAAGTGGCACCTGCTTATCCGCTGATCACCCATGATACCTATTTTAGTATTTGGTCGTCGACAGATGCATTGAATCAATCCACGACCAGACACTGGACAGGTGCGGACCAGTCCTTGTTGGGCATTGTAAAAGTCGATAATCACTATTACAGGTTTTTGGGGCTGCAGCAGGAGGAATATAAGGACCTGTTGCCAACTGCTGATGGACAAAGTTATACAGTCAAATACACCGAACAGCAACCTGGTAGGAGTTGGACCAAGCTTGGTTATAAGGATAATGACTGGCAATCCGGTGTTGCTCCATTTAGCGACAATCAAGGGGAAGCTAAAACCATTTGGACATCTAAAGATTTATGGGTTCGTCGGGTTTTTAAAATAAATAATTTGAATTTGGGCAAACTGTTTCTGAAGATAAACCATGATGATAATGTCGAAGTCTTTTTAAATGGAGCGAATATTTATGAGGCAAAGGGATGGACAAATAAATTTATTTTTCTTGATGTAAACAAAGCGATAAAAAAGAATTTGAAGATAGGGGAAAATGTTTTAGCCATACATTGTGCAAATACTGCGGGAGGAGCCTACCTTGATGCAGGCATCGTCCAAAAGGTTTTACCTGTAGGTAAAGCGGAAATCCTGCCTGCCAAACAAAATAAAGTACAAATAACTGCAACGCAAACAATCTATGATTTTACTGCCGGAGGGCTTGATTTACAAGTGAAATTTATTTCTCCCTTGCTGTTGAAGGATCTAGCACTTGTTTCCCGTCCTGTTTCTTATATTGCTTTTGCTGCAAAATCTAATGACGGCAAAACACATGAGGCGCAGATTTATTTTGGTGCTTCCTCAGGCGTCGCGGTGAATACTGCGAATCAGGAAGTGATGGCTACAGTTGCAAATACGGAGGATTTAAAGTTGCTTAAAACCGGAACGACAGAGCAACCGCTATTGCAAAAGAAAGGCGATGATCTAAGGATTGACTGGGGGTATTTTTATGTAGGCGCATCGAATGATAAGACAACGCGACAATATATCACCTCTTCTGAAAATAGCGGCGTTACTGCATTTTTGCAGGAAGAAAAATCAACGAACCATTCATTGAAGGGGAAGGGCCTTGAATTAAACACTGTTTTAAATTTTGGGAACATATCGACTTCTTCCAAAGAAAAATTTATTGAACTGGGCTATGATGAACAATATATGGTACAGTATTTTCACCAAAATCTTCGGCCTTGGTGGAACAGAAACGGCAATAGCACCATACAGGATCAATTGCAGACAGCTTATGAGGATTATAAAGCCACAGTAGAAAAATGTAATGCCTTTGATCAGGAATTATACAAGAATGCCGTAGCGGCGGGCGGCGAAGATTATGCAAGACTTTGCAATTTGGCTTATAGACAAAGTATTGCTGCACATGCCTTGGTGCAGGGCCCTGGAGGTGAGCTCTTATTTATGTCCAAAGAAAACTTTAGTAATGGCTCTATCAATACCGTTGATATTACCTATCCATCCGCACCATTGTATTTATTGTATAACCCTGATTTATTGAAGGGAATGCTCAACGGGATTTTTTATTACAGTGAAAGTGGTAGATGGCAAAAGCCTTATCCTTCACATGATTTGGGTACTTACCCGCTGGCAAACGGACAAACATATGGAGAAGATATGCCGGTGGAAGAAGCAGGTAATATGGTGATTTCCACGGCCGCTGTATGTAAGGCTGAAGGGAATGCAAGTTATGCTAAGAAACATTGGAAAGAGCTGAGTATTTGGGTGAACTATTTATCCCAGGCAGGGCTTGACCCCGTAAACCAGCTATGTACGGATGACTTTGCCGGTCATTTGGCCCGGAACGCTAACCTTTCAGTGAAAGCCATTGTGGCCATTGGTTCCTACGGTATGATGGCGAATATGCTGGGCGAAAAAGATACGGCGCAAAAATACACAGCAATGGCTAAAAGCTTTGCACAAGAATGGATGCAGTTGGCGGATGCGGGGGATCATTATGCACTTACATTTAATGATAAAAATACCTGGAGTCAAAAGTATAACCTGGTTTGGGATAAAGTTTTAGACTTGGGTATTTTCCCTCCAAGTGTTTATGAAAAAGAGATTCGTTTTTATTTGACAAAACAAAACAAATACGGGCTTCCGTTGGACAGCAGAAGAACTTATACGAAGAGCGACTGGATTATGTGGTCAGCAACACTTGCCAAGGATAAATCGACCTTTGAAAGGTTTGCCAGGCCTATATATAAATTTGCAACGGAAACACCTGACAGGGTTCCGCTAAGCGACTGGCATGAAACGATAAGTGGCAAGCATGTTGGTTTTCAGGCGCGTAGTGTCGTGGGTGGCTATTTTATGAAAATGCTGGAAGCAAAATTTAAACAATAA